A region from the Benincasa hispida cultivar B227 chromosome 8, ASM972705v1, whole genome shotgun sequence genome encodes:
- the LOC120083003 gene encoding probable 3-hydroxyisobutyrate dehydrogenase, mitochondrial isoform X1 encodes MALSRATASFMQYTSKSHFKSFWVGSQTPSSSRRFFSADAFASFQSVGFIGLGNMGTRMANNLIKAGYKMVVHDINCNIMKKYSDMGVATKETPFEVAEASDVVITMLPSPSHEYTYLDLMAGLTPALETSVLVQQVREVYNGSHGLLHGGYHLRPWLLIDSSTIDPQTSRELSASVSSRILKEKRDSWENPVMLDAPVSGGILAADAGTLTFMVGGPEEAYYAAKSLFLSMGKGSVYCGGAGNGSAAKICNNLALAVSMLGVSEALALGQSLGISAKTLTKVFNSSSARCWSSESYNPVPGVMEEVPSARDYDGGFASKLMAKDLNLAAASAGEVGLQHPLTSQAQEIYKKLCEDGYENKDFSCVFRHFYSGDDEL; translated from the exons ATGGCGCTTTCTAGAGCTACAGCTTCTTTCATGCAGTACACGAGCAAATCTCATTTCAAATCTTTTTGGGTTGGGAGTCAGACACCCTCTTCTTCGCGCAGATTCTTCTCTGCTGATGCTTTCGCTTCGTTCCAG AGTGTTGGATTCATTGGACTGGGAAATATGGGAACCAGAATGGCAAATAATCTAATAAAGGCTGGATACAAAATGGTTGTACATGACAT AAACTGTAATATAATGAAGAAGTACTCAGATATGGGAGTTGCCACTAAAGAAACACCTTTTGAAGTTGCAGAAGCTTCTGACGTTGTTATTACAATGCTACCCTCTCCTTCTCAT GAATATACGTACCTGGACCTGATGGCGGGTTTGACTCCTGCACTGGAGACGTCAGTTCTGGTTCAACAG GTGCGTGAGGTGTATAATGGTTCACATGGTTTGCTCCATGGTGGCTATCATCTAAGGCCGTGGTTATTAATAGACTCCTCCACCATTGATCCACAAACATCAAGAGAGCTTTCAGCAAGTGTATCTAGCCGTATTTTAAAGGAAAAGAGAG ATTCTTGGGAAAACCCTGTCATGTTGGATGCCCCTGTATCTGGAGGGATTCTAGCTGCTGATGCTGGGACACTGACGTTCATG GTTGGTGGTCCTGAAGAAGCTTACTATGCTGCAAAATCCTTGTTTCTTTCAATGGGCAAAGGTTCAGTTTATTGTGGTGGAGCTGGAAATGGTTCG GCAGCGAAAATATGTAACAACTTGGCACTGGCTGTGAGTATGCTTGGTGTTTCAGAAGCTTTGGCTCTAGGCCAGTCTCTTGGAATTTCTGCAAAAACTCTAACAAAAGTGTTCAATTCATCAAGTGCTCGCTGTTGGAGTAG TGAAAGTTACAATCCAGTTCCTGGGGTGATGGAGGAGGTGCCCTCTGCAAGAGATTATGATGGTGGATTCGCGTCAAAGCTTATG GCTAAAGATCTAAACCTTGCAGCAGCATCAGCTGGTGAAGTTGGCCTCCAACATCCACTCACCTCCCAGGCGCAAGAGAT ATACAAAAAGCTCTGCGAGGATGGATATGAAAACAAAGACTTCTCCTGTGTTTTTCGTCATTTTTACTCGGGAGACGACGAGTTATAA
- the LOC120083003 gene encoding probable 3-hydroxyisobutyrate dehydrogenase, mitochondrial isoform X2: protein MALSRATASFMQYTSKSHFKSFWVGSQTPSSSRRFFSADAFASFQSVGFIGLGNMGTRMANNLIKAGYKMVVHDINCNIMKKYSDMGVATKETPFEVAEASDVVITMLPSPSHVREVYNGSHGLLHGGYHLRPWLLIDSSTIDPQTSRELSASVSSRILKEKRDSWENPVMLDAPVSGGILAADAGTLTFMVGGPEEAYYAAKSLFLSMGKGSVYCGGAGNGSAAKICNNLALAVSMLGVSEALALGQSLGISAKTLTKVFNSSSARCWSSESYNPVPGVMEEVPSARDYDGGFASKLMAKDLNLAAASAGEVGLQHPLTSQAQEIYKKLCEDGYENKDFSCVFRHFYSGDDEL, encoded by the exons ATGGCGCTTTCTAGAGCTACAGCTTCTTTCATGCAGTACACGAGCAAATCTCATTTCAAATCTTTTTGGGTTGGGAGTCAGACACCCTCTTCTTCGCGCAGATTCTTCTCTGCTGATGCTTTCGCTTCGTTCCAG AGTGTTGGATTCATTGGACTGGGAAATATGGGAACCAGAATGGCAAATAATCTAATAAAGGCTGGATACAAAATGGTTGTACATGACAT AAACTGTAATATAATGAAGAAGTACTCAGATATGGGAGTTGCCACTAAAGAAACACCTTTTGAAGTTGCAGAAGCTTCTGACGTTGTTATTACAATGCTACCCTCTCCTTCTCAT GTGCGTGAGGTGTATAATGGTTCACATGGTTTGCTCCATGGTGGCTATCATCTAAGGCCGTGGTTATTAATAGACTCCTCCACCATTGATCCACAAACATCAAGAGAGCTTTCAGCAAGTGTATCTAGCCGTATTTTAAAGGAAAAGAGAG ATTCTTGGGAAAACCCTGTCATGTTGGATGCCCCTGTATCTGGAGGGATTCTAGCTGCTGATGCTGGGACACTGACGTTCATG GTTGGTGGTCCTGAAGAAGCTTACTATGCTGCAAAATCCTTGTTTCTTTCAATGGGCAAAGGTTCAGTTTATTGTGGTGGAGCTGGAAATGGTTCG GCAGCGAAAATATGTAACAACTTGGCACTGGCTGTGAGTATGCTTGGTGTTTCAGAAGCTTTGGCTCTAGGCCAGTCTCTTGGAATTTCTGCAAAAACTCTAACAAAAGTGTTCAATTCATCAAGTGCTCGCTGTTGGAGTAG TGAAAGTTACAATCCAGTTCCTGGGGTGATGGAGGAGGTGCCCTCTGCAAGAGATTATGATGGTGGATTCGCGTCAAAGCTTATG GCTAAAGATCTAAACCTTGCAGCAGCATCAGCTGGTGAAGTTGGCCTCCAACATCCACTCACCTCCCAGGCGCAAGAGAT ATACAAAAAGCTCTGCGAGGATGGATATGAAAACAAAGACTTCTCCTGTGTTTTTCGTCATTTTTACTCGGGAGACGACGAGTTATAA
- the LOC120083003 gene encoding probable 3-hydroxyisobutyrate dehydrogenase, mitochondrial isoform X3, whose translation MLSLRSRNCNIMKKYSDMGVATKETPFEVAEASDVVITMLPSPSHEYTYLDLMAGLTPALETSVLVQQVREVYNGSHGLLHGGYHLRPWLLIDSSTIDPQTSRELSASVSSRILKEKRDSWENPVMLDAPVSGGILAADAGTLTFMVGGPEEAYYAAKSLFLSMGKGSVYCGGAGNGSAAKICNNLALAVSMLGVSEALALGQSLGISAKTLTKVFNSSSARCWSSESYNPVPGVMEEVPSARDYDGGFASKLMAKDLNLAAASAGEVGLQHPLTSQAQEIYKKLCEDGYENKDFSCVFRHFYSGDDEL comes from the exons ATGCTTTCGCTTCGTTCCAG AAACTGTAATATAATGAAGAAGTACTCAGATATGGGAGTTGCCACTAAAGAAACACCTTTTGAAGTTGCAGAAGCTTCTGACGTTGTTATTACAATGCTACCCTCTCCTTCTCAT GAATATACGTACCTGGACCTGATGGCGGGTTTGACTCCTGCACTGGAGACGTCAGTTCTGGTTCAACAG GTGCGTGAGGTGTATAATGGTTCACATGGTTTGCTCCATGGTGGCTATCATCTAAGGCCGTGGTTATTAATAGACTCCTCCACCATTGATCCACAAACATCAAGAGAGCTTTCAGCAAGTGTATCTAGCCGTATTTTAAAGGAAAAGAGAG ATTCTTGGGAAAACCCTGTCATGTTGGATGCCCCTGTATCTGGAGGGATTCTAGCTGCTGATGCTGGGACACTGACGTTCATG GTTGGTGGTCCTGAAGAAGCTTACTATGCTGCAAAATCCTTGTTTCTTTCAATGGGCAAAGGTTCAGTTTATTGTGGTGGAGCTGGAAATGGTTCG GCAGCGAAAATATGTAACAACTTGGCACTGGCTGTGAGTATGCTTGGTGTTTCAGAAGCTTTGGCTCTAGGCCAGTCTCTTGGAATTTCTGCAAAAACTCTAACAAAAGTGTTCAATTCATCAAGTGCTCGCTGTTGGAGTAG TGAAAGTTACAATCCAGTTCCTGGGGTGATGGAGGAGGTGCCCTCTGCAAGAGATTATGATGGTGGATTCGCGTCAAAGCTTATG GCTAAAGATCTAAACCTTGCAGCAGCATCAGCTGGTGAAGTTGGCCTCCAACATCCACTCACCTCCCAGGCGCAAGAGAT ATACAAAAAGCTCTGCGAGGATGGATATGAAAACAAAGACTTCTCCTGTGTTTTTCGTCATTTTTACTCGGGAGACGACGAGTTATAA
- the LOC120083003 gene encoding probable 3-hydroxyisobutyrate dehydrogenase, mitochondrial isoform X5 translates to MLSLRSRNCNIMKKYSDMGVATKETPFEVAEASDVVITMLPSPSHVREVYNGSHGLLHGGYHLRPWLLIDSSTIDPQTSRELSASVSSRILKEKRDSWENPVMLDAPVSGGILAADAGTLTFMVGGPEEAYYAAKSLFLSMGKGSVYCGGAGNGSAAKICNNLALAVSMLGVSEALALGQSLGISAKTLTKVFNSSSARCWSSESYNPVPGVMEEVPSARDYDGGFASKLMAKDLNLAAASAGEVGLQHPLTSQAQEIYKKLCEDGYENKDFSCVFRHFYSGDDEL, encoded by the exons ATGCTTTCGCTTCGTTCCAG AAACTGTAATATAATGAAGAAGTACTCAGATATGGGAGTTGCCACTAAAGAAACACCTTTTGAAGTTGCAGAAGCTTCTGACGTTGTTATTACAATGCTACCCTCTCCTTCTCAT GTGCGTGAGGTGTATAATGGTTCACATGGTTTGCTCCATGGTGGCTATCATCTAAGGCCGTGGTTATTAATAGACTCCTCCACCATTGATCCACAAACATCAAGAGAGCTTTCAGCAAGTGTATCTAGCCGTATTTTAAAGGAAAAGAGAG ATTCTTGGGAAAACCCTGTCATGTTGGATGCCCCTGTATCTGGAGGGATTCTAGCTGCTGATGCTGGGACACTGACGTTCATG GTTGGTGGTCCTGAAGAAGCTTACTATGCTGCAAAATCCTTGTTTCTTTCAATGGGCAAAGGTTCAGTTTATTGTGGTGGAGCTGGAAATGGTTCG GCAGCGAAAATATGTAACAACTTGGCACTGGCTGTGAGTATGCTTGGTGTTTCAGAAGCTTTGGCTCTAGGCCAGTCTCTTGGAATTTCTGCAAAAACTCTAACAAAAGTGTTCAATTCATCAAGTGCTCGCTGTTGGAGTAG TGAAAGTTACAATCCAGTTCCTGGGGTGATGGAGGAGGTGCCCTCTGCAAGAGATTATGATGGTGGATTCGCGTCAAAGCTTATG GCTAAAGATCTAAACCTTGCAGCAGCATCAGCTGGTGAAGTTGGCCTCCAACATCCACTCACCTCCCAGGCGCAAGAGAT ATACAAAAAGCTCTGCGAGGATGGATATGAAAACAAAGACTTCTCCTGTGTTTTTCGTCATTTTTACTCGGGAGACGACGAGTTATAA
- the LOC120083003 gene encoding probable 3-hydroxyisobutyrate dehydrogenase, mitochondrial isoform X4, whose product MALSRATASFMQYTSKSHFKSFWVGSQTPSSSRRFFSADAFASFQSVGFIGLGNMGTRMANNLIKAGYKMVVHDINCNIMKKYSDMGVATKETPFEVAEASDVVITMLPSPSHEYTYLDLMAGLTPALETSVLVQQVREVYNGSHGLLHGGYHLRPWLLIDSSTIDPQTSRELSASVSSRILKEKRDSWENPVMLDAPVSGGILAADAGTLTFMVGGPEEAYYAAKSLFLSMGKGSVYCGGAGNGSAAKICNNLALAVSMLGVSEALALGQSLGISAKTLTKVFNSSSARCWSRALVSYTR is encoded by the exons ATGGCGCTTTCTAGAGCTACAGCTTCTTTCATGCAGTACACGAGCAAATCTCATTTCAAATCTTTTTGGGTTGGGAGTCAGACACCCTCTTCTTCGCGCAGATTCTTCTCTGCTGATGCTTTCGCTTCGTTCCAG AGTGTTGGATTCATTGGACTGGGAAATATGGGAACCAGAATGGCAAATAATCTAATAAAGGCTGGATACAAAATGGTTGTACATGACAT AAACTGTAATATAATGAAGAAGTACTCAGATATGGGAGTTGCCACTAAAGAAACACCTTTTGAAGTTGCAGAAGCTTCTGACGTTGTTATTACAATGCTACCCTCTCCTTCTCAT GAATATACGTACCTGGACCTGATGGCGGGTTTGACTCCTGCACTGGAGACGTCAGTTCTGGTTCAACAG GTGCGTGAGGTGTATAATGGTTCACATGGTTTGCTCCATGGTGGCTATCATCTAAGGCCGTGGTTATTAATAGACTCCTCCACCATTGATCCACAAACATCAAGAGAGCTTTCAGCAAGTGTATCTAGCCGTATTTTAAAGGAAAAGAGAG ATTCTTGGGAAAACCCTGTCATGTTGGATGCCCCTGTATCTGGAGGGATTCTAGCTGCTGATGCTGGGACACTGACGTTCATG GTTGGTGGTCCTGAAGAAGCTTACTATGCTGCAAAATCCTTGTTTCTTTCAATGGGCAAAGGTTCAGTTTATTGTGGTGGAGCTGGAAATGGTTCG GCAGCGAAAATATGTAACAACTTGGCACTGGCTGTGAGTATGCTTGGTGTTTCAGAAGCTTTGGCTCTAGGCCAGTCTCTTGGAATTTCTGCAAAAACTCTAACAAAAGTGTTCAATTCATCAAGTGCTCGCTGTTGGAGTAG AGCTTTGGTCTCCTATACCCGATGA